In Delphinus delphis chromosome 11, mDelDel1.2, whole genome shotgun sequence, one genomic interval encodes:
- the RERGL gene encoding ras-related and estrogen-regulated growth inhibitor-like protein, with the protein MNDVKLAVLGGEGTGKSALTVRFLTKRFIGEYASNFESIYKKHLYLEGKQLNLEIYDSCSQPQKAKFSLTSELHWADGFIIVYDISDRSSFAFAKALIYRIREPQTSHCKRAVESAVLLVGNKQDLCHVREVGWEEGQKLALDNRCQFCELSAAEQSLEVEMMFIRIIKGILTNFKLKEKRRPSGSKSMAKLINNVFGKRRKSV; encoded by the exons ATGAATGATGTGAAACTTGCTGTCTTGGGTGGTGAAGGAACGGGCAAATCTG ccCTTACAGTAAGGTTTCTTACCAAGCGATTTATTGGAGAATATGCTTCTAATTTTG AATCTATCTATAAAAAGCATTTGTATTTGGAAGGGAAGCAATTGAATCTAGAAATATATGACTCTTGTTCTCAg CCACAGAAAGCAAAATTTTCCCTCACAAGTGAGCTGCATTGGGCAGAtgggtttattattgtgtatgacATCAGTGACAGGTCTTCGTTTGCTTTTGCAAAAGCACTAATCTACAGAATTCGGGAGCCACAGACTAGTCATTGTAAAAG AGCTGTGGAATCAGCTGTGCTTTTGGTGGGTAACAAGCAAGATCTCTGTCATGTGCGAGAGGTTGGCTGGGAAGAAGGGCAAAAACTGGCATTGGATAACCGGTGCCAATTCTGTGAACTGTCTGCAGCAGAGCAATCTCTGGAGGTGGAAATGATGTTTATCAGAATTATCAAGGGCATCCTGACAAACTTCAAactcaaagaaaagagaagacccAGTGGATCTAAATCCATGGCCAAACTGATCAATAATGTAtttggaaagagaaggaaatctgtTTAA